The Solanum lycopersicum chromosome 6, SLM_r2.1 genome has a window encoding:
- the LOC101256296 gene encoding uncharacterized protein isoform X3, whose product MSMKMESQPASPGFGASLQLKDCIEELLRFTLVSSIDGTFEIDLDLSKDYCSTLLQEDPSDFFPNCTGPSEGVPLYPLYKRLAASLFEAFSSEALPRTENKLAVMQETSSLKQKEEEWASLIREKGSHLLDVLKSVDFELHVQEPYFSLLRNGQKTVEGRCAVGHYNKIESGALILINKCLVLQVQDVRHYHSFREMLEAESLKEVLPGVDTTEEGVQVYRKFYSEEKERSNGVLAISVKKLVSQPSIDLSSMLSAKGCTLTDGARALSKHVNRSSDKYWGSFSGSDSDKNRNALDVIRNLITCSCWMNIHIVPPHGVVFEIRVANGYGARWSKDGSKFIGFLEPYMEDGHSKGWRH is encoded by the exons TTGACGGCACTTTTGAAATTGACTTAGATCTCTCTAAAGACTACTGCTCCACCCTCTTACAAGAAGATCCCTCCGACTTTTTTCCCAATTGTACTG GTCCTTCTGAAGGAGTTCCGTTATATCCTTTATACAAGCGCCTTGCAGCATCCTTATTTGAAGCTTTTTCTTCTGAAGCCTTGCCAAGGACAGAAAACAAACTTGCTGTAATGCAAGAAACTAGTTCTTTGAAACAAAAGGAAGAAGAGTGGGCTAGTTTGATTAGGGAAAAAGGTTCTCATTTGCTCGAT GTGCTAAAATCTGTGGACTTTGAACTCCATGTTCAGGAGCCTTACTTCTCCCTGCTTAGAA ATGGACAGAAAACAGTTGAAGGAAGGTGTGCTGTTGGACACTACAATAA AATTGAATCTGGTGCTTTGATCCTCATCAACAAATGTTTAGTTCTTCAAGTTCAG GATGTCCGTCATTATCATTCATTTCGTGAGATGTTAGAAGCAGAGAGTCTTAAAGAAGTTCTTCCTGGAGTGGATACCACTGAAGAAG GTGTCCAAGTTTACCGGAAATTTTACTCAGAAGAGAAAGAAAGGTCAAATGGTGTTCTTGCTATCAGTGTTAAGAAGCTGGTTTCTCAGCCTTCCATCGATCTGAGTTCCATGCTATCC GCTAAAGGTTGTACATTGACTGATGGAGCGAGGGCATTGTCAAAGCACGTCAACAGGAGCAGTGACAAATACTGGGGTAGTTTTTCTGGAAGTG ATTCTGATAAAAATAGGAATGCCCTGGATGTCATCAGGAACTTAATAACGTGTTCCTGCTGGATGAATATTCATATTGTTCCACCACATGGTGTTGTTTTTGAGATTAGAGTTGCTAATGGTTACGGTGCACGGTGGTCTAAAGATGGAAGTAAG TTTATTGGTTTCCTTGAGCCCTATATGGAGGATGGCCATTCAAAGGGATGGAGGCACTGA
- the LOC101256296 gene encoding uncharacterized protein isoform X1 yields MSMKMESQPASPGFGASLQLKDCIEELLRFTLVSSIDGTFEIDLDLSKDYCSTLLQEDPSDFFPNCTGPSEGVPLYPLYKRLAASLFEAFSSEALPRTENKLAVMQETSSLKQKEEEWASLIREKGSHLLDVLKSVDFELHVQEPYFSLLRNGQKTVEGRCAVGHYNKIESGALILINKCLVLQVQDVRHYHSFREMLEAESLKEVLPGVDTTEEGVQVYRKFYSEEKERSNGVLAISVKKLVSQPSIDLSSMLSVHIEIERCLSSPNSESNFVQELSYAGVQRLLGFIYTAGTVSEALPPPTSSLISSFLLPHNPNAKGCTLTDGARALSKHVNRSSDKYWGSFSGSDSDKNRNALDVIRNLITCSCWMNIHIVPPHGVVFEIRVANGYGARWSKDGSKFIGFLEPYMEDGHSKGWRH; encoded by the exons TTGACGGCACTTTTGAAATTGACTTAGATCTCTCTAAAGACTACTGCTCCACCCTCTTACAAGAAGATCCCTCCGACTTTTTTCCCAATTGTACTG GTCCTTCTGAAGGAGTTCCGTTATATCCTTTATACAAGCGCCTTGCAGCATCCTTATTTGAAGCTTTTTCTTCTGAAGCCTTGCCAAGGACAGAAAACAAACTTGCTGTAATGCAAGAAACTAGTTCTTTGAAACAAAAGGAAGAAGAGTGGGCTAGTTTGATTAGGGAAAAAGGTTCTCATTTGCTCGAT GTGCTAAAATCTGTGGACTTTGAACTCCATGTTCAGGAGCCTTACTTCTCCCTGCTTAGAA ATGGACAGAAAACAGTTGAAGGAAGGTGTGCTGTTGGACACTACAATAA AATTGAATCTGGTGCTTTGATCCTCATCAACAAATGTTTAGTTCTTCAAGTTCAG GATGTCCGTCATTATCATTCATTTCGTGAGATGTTAGAAGCAGAGAGTCTTAAAGAAGTTCTTCCTGGAGTGGATACCACTGAAGAAG GTGTCCAAGTTTACCGGAAATTTTACTCAGAAGAGAAAGAAAGGTCAAATGGTGTTCTTGCTATCAGTGTTAAGAAGCTGGTTTCTCAGCCTTCCATCGATCTGAGTTCCATGCTATCC GTGCATATAGAGATAGAAAGATGTTTGTCAAGTCCTAATTCAGAGTCTAATTTCGTTCAGGAACTGAGCTATGCTGGTGTTCAGAGGCTTTTAGGATTCATATATACAGCTGGAACAGTTTCTGAGGCACTTCCACCGCCAACATCTTCTCTAATCTCATCATTTCTGTTGCCACATAATCCAAAT GCTAAAGGTTGTACATTGACTGATGGAGCGAGGGCATTGTCAAAGCACGTCAACAGGAGCAGTGACAAATACTGGGGTAGTTTTTCTGGAAGTG ATTCTGATAAAAATAGGAATGCCCTGGATGTCATCAGGAACTTAATAACGTGTTCCTGCTGGATGAATATTCATATTGTTCCACCACATGGTGTTGTTTTTGAGATTAGAGTTGCTAATGGTTACGGTGCACGGTGGTCTAAAGATGGAAGTAAG TTTATTGGTTTCCTTGAGCCCTATATGGAGGATGGCCATTCAAAGGGATGGAGGCACTGA
- the LOC101256597 gene encoding uncharacterized protein, whose protein sequence is MRKDRPAVASSSKIRFDDSDEHESSSEDEEEKGIEEELADVTFEELQRARSDGSATVYRKLNSEGKSSRANKNRPMEMSSKKPVSRFREIIQVPKRATRDPRFESLNGQVDEEGFKKRYNFLYEDNLPAEKEDLKKQMRKSNDPEERNELKSRVSWIDKQLKSAGVKHTEKEILAEHKKKEREAAKQGKRPYYLKKSEIQKLKLIEKYKSLKEAGKLESYIEKKRRKNAAKDHRFLPYRRPGEQEN, encoded by the coding sequence ATGAGGAAAGATAGGCCAGCTGTTGCAAGTTCAAGTAAAATAAGATTCGATGACTCTGATGAACATGAATCTTCATCTGAAGATGAGGAGGAGAAGGGGATTGAGGAGGAGCTTGCTGATGTGACCTTTGAAGAATTGCAGAGAGCACGGTCTGATGGATCAGCTACAGTGTATAGGAAGCTTAATTCGGAAGGAAAAAGTAGCCGAGCTAACAAGAACAGGCCAATGGAAATGAGTAGCAAAAAACCAGTAAGCCGATTTAGGGAAATAATCCAAGTTCCTAAAAGGGCCACTCGTGACCCTCGCTTTGAGTCTTTAAATGGCCAGGTAGATGAAGAAGGGTTCAAAAAGAGATACAATTTCCTTTATGAGGATAATCTTCCAGCAGAAAAAGAGGATCTGAAGAAACAGATGAGGAAATCAAATGACCCAGAAGAGAGAAATGAACTGAAAAGTCGTGTTTCTTGGATTGACAAACAATTGAAATCGGCAGGAGTGAAGCACACTGAGAAAGAGATTCTGGCAGAGCACAAGAAGAAAGAGAGGGAAGCTGCTAAGCAAGGAAAACGACCTTATTATCTCAAAAAATCTGAAATTCAGAAACTCAAACTTATTGAGAAATACAAGTCACTCAAAGAAGCTGGCAAACTGGAATCATATATTGAGAAGAAAAGGCGCAAGAATGCTGCGAAAGACCACAGATTCTTGCCATATCGGCGCCCTGGTGAGCAAGAAAACTAG
- the LOC101256296 gene encoding uncharacterized protein isoform X2 codes for MSMKMESQPASPGFGASLQLKDCIEELLRFTLVSSIDGTFEIDLDLSKDYCSTLLQEDPSDFFPNCTGPSEGVPLYPLYKRLAASLFEAFSSEALPRTENKLAVMQETSSLKQKEEEWASLIREKGSHLLDVLKSVDFELHVQEPYFSLLRNGQKTVEGRCAVGHYNKIESGALILINKCLVLQVQDVRHYHSFREMLEAESLKEVLPGVDTTEEGVQVYRKFYSEEKERSNGVLAISVKKLVSQPSIDLSSMLSELSYAGVQRLLGFIYTAGTVSEALPPPTSSLISSFLLPHNPNAKGCTLTDGARALSKHVNRSSDKYWGSFSGSDSDKNRNALDVIRNLITCSCWMNIHIVPPHGVVFEIRVANGYGARWSKDGSKFIGFLEPYMEDGHSKGWRH; via the exons TTGACGGCACTTTTGAAATTGACTTAGATCTCTCTAAAGACTACTGCTCCACCCTCTTACAAGAAGATCCCTCCGACTTTTTTCCCAATTGTACTG GTCCTTCTGAAGGAGTTCCGTTATATCCTTTATACAAGCGCCTTGCAGCATCCTTATTTGAAGCTTTTTCTTCTGAAGCCTTGCCAAGGACAGAAAACAAACTTGCTGTAATGCAAGAAACTAGTTCTTTGAAACAAAAGGAAGAAGAGTGGGCTAGTTTGATTAGGGAAAAAGGTTCTCATTTGCTCGAT GTGCTAAAATCTGTGGACTTTGAACTCCATGTTCAGGAGCCTTACTTCTCCCTGCTTAGAA ATGGACAGAAAACAGTTGAAGGAAGGTGTGCTGTTGGACACTACAATAA AATTGAATCTGGTGCTTTGATCCTCATCAACAAATGTTTAGTTCTTCAAGTTCAG GATGTCCGTCATTATCATTCATTTCGTGAGATGTTAGAAGCAGAGAGTCTTAAAGAAGTTCTTCCTGGAGTGGATACCACTGAAGAAG GTGTCCAAGTTTACCGGAAATTTTACTCAGAAGAGAAAGAAAGGTCAAATGGTGTTCTTGCTATCAGTGTTAAGAAGCTGGTTTCTCAGCCTTCCATCGATCTGAGTTCCATGCTATCC GAACTGAGCTATGCTGGTGTTCAGAGGCTTTTAGGATTCATATATACAGCTGGAACAGTTTCTGAGGCACTTCCACCGCCAACATCTTCTCTAATCTCATCATTTCTGTTGCCACATAATCCAAAT GCTAAAGGTTGTACATTGACTGATGGAGCGAGGGCATTGTCAAAGCACGTCAACAGGAGCAGTGACAAATACTGGGGTAGTTTTTCTGGAAGTG ATTCTGATAAAAATAGGAATGCCCTGGATGTCATCAGGAACTTAATAACGTGTTCCTGCTGGATGAATATTCATATTGTTCCACCACATGGTGTTGTTTTTGAGATTAGAGTTGCTAATGGTTACGGTGCACGGTGGTCTAAAGATGGAAGTAAG TTTATTGGTTTCCTTGAGCCCTATATGGAGGATGGCCATTCAAAGGGATGGAGGCACTGA